The following coding sequences lie in one Vibrio sp. BS-M-Sm-2 genomic window:
- the der gene encoding ribosome biogenesis GTPase Der — MVPVVALVGRPNVGKSTLFNRLTRTRDALVADFPGLTRDRKYGHAHFSEHDFIVIDTGGIDGTEEGVETKMAEQSLAAIDEADVVLFMVDGRAGLTPSDVAIAKHLRQLEKPSMLVVNKVDGIDPDAASADFWQLGVEDMYQIAAAHGRGVTALIDLALNPFAEALKAENGEVSDLTEFEDEEEEQVEFTEEEAEAEFKRLQDQPIKLAIIGRPNVGKSTLTNRILGEERVVVYDMPGTTRDSIYIPMQRDEREYVLIDTAGVRRRKNINETVEKFSVVKTLKAIEDANVVLLLIDARENISDQDLSLLGFALNAGRSIVIAVNKWDGLDNDVKERVKKELDRRLGFVDFARIHFISALHGTGVGHLFESVQEAYKSATTRVGTSVLTRIMKMATDDHQPPMVRGRRVKLKYAHAGGYNPPIIVIHGNQVRNLPDSYKRFLMNYYRRSLEIMGTPIRIQFQNSENPFEAKTNKLTISQERKRKRMMSMVKGRK; from the coding sequence ATGGTACCTGTTGTTGCTCTAGTAGGGCGTCCGAACGTAGGTAAATCTACGTTATTTAACCGATTGACTCGAACTCGTGATGCATTGGTTGCGGATTTCCCTGGCTTAACGCGTGACCGTAAATACGGTCATGCTCATTTTAGCGAGCATGACTTTATTGTTATTGACACTGGCGGTATCGACGGTACTGAAGAAGGTGTTGAAACTAAAATGGCTGAACAGTCGCTAGCGGCGATTGATGAAGCTGATGTCGTTCTATTTATGGTAGATGGCCGTGCGGGTCTAACACCTTCAGACGTGGCGATTGCTAAGCACCTACGTCAACTAGAAAAGCCTTCAATGCTAGTAGTAAACAAGGTTGATGGTATCGACCCTGATGCTGCAAGTGCTGACTTCTGGCAACTAGGTGTAGAAGACATGTACCAAATCGCTGCGGCGCACGGTCGTGGTGTTACAGCACTTATTGACCTTGCTCTTAACCCATTCGCAGAAGCGCTAAAAGCTGAGAATGGCGAAGTAAGCGATTTGACTGAGTTTGAAGACGAAGAAGAAGAGCAGGTTGAATTTACAGAAGAAGAAGCTGAAGCAGAATTCAAGCGCCTTCAAGATCAACCGATCAAGCTAGCGATCATTGGCCGTCCTAACGTAGGTAAATCAACGCTAACTAACCGTATTCTTGGTGAAGAGCGTGTGGTTGTTTACGATATGCCAGGCACAACTCGTGACTCTATCTACATCCCAATGCAACGTGATGAGCGTGAATACGTTTTAATCGATACTGCGGGTGTTCGTCGTCGTAAAAACATCAACGAAACGGTAGAAAAGTTCTCAGTGGTTAAAACACTGAAAGCGATTGAAGATGCTAACGTTGTATTGCTGCTTATCGATGCTCGCGAAAACATCTCTGATCAAGATCTAAGCTTGTTAGGCTTTGCGTTGAACGCTGGTCGTTCAATTGTTATTGCTGTAAACAAGTGGGATGGCCTAGATAATGACGTTAAAGAACGCGTTAAGAAAGAGCTAGATCGTCGCTTAGGCTTTGTTGATTTCGCACGTATTCACTTTATCTCTGCACTTCACGGTACAGGTGTTGGTCACTTATTTGAGTCTGTACAAGAAGCTTACAAGTCAGCGACGACTCGTGTTGGTACTTCTGTTCTAACTCGTATCATGAAAATGGCAACTGATGATCACCAACCGCCTATGGTTCGTGGCCGTCGTGTGAAACTGAAATACGCGCACGCTGGTGGCTATAACCCACCGATTATCGTTATCCACGGTAACCAAGTACGTAACTTGCCAGATTCATACAAACGATTCTTGATGAACTACTACCGCCGTTCACTAGAGATTATGGGTACACCAATTCGCATTCAATTCCAGAACAGCGAGAACCCATTTGAAGCTAAGACTAACAAGCTGACAATCTCTCAAGAGCGTAAACGTAAGCGTATGATGAGCATGGTTAAAGGCCGTAAATAG
- the bamB gene encoding outer membrane protein assembly factor BamB: protein MKKMFPKAALCAIALGLLAGCAGEEDTVIMAPVPTVNSEFTPSQEWSTSVGDGVGHYFSKLSPELAYDKVFVASREGMVKALDPETGKELWKVDLEKDVLARLSGGLTAAYGKVFVGSENGEVIAMDESTGEELWRVSVNGEVLASPATDSNMVIVHTSRGMLIALDQVSGEQKWTISTEVPSLTLRGDSSPVAVSGGVFWGTANGRLAAAIVDRGQLIWQQPVGTPKGATEIDRLVDVDASPIVLGGTLYTVGINGQLIAIDLRSGKPIWKRNYSSAIDLASDGSRLFVVTDKDHVVAVDARSGTELWSTPLLENRLLTAPAIINGYVVVGDTEGYLHWLDRSSGEFVAQQLVDDSGFAVAPIELPEGYLVTTRNGDVKKLTISQ, encoded by the coding sequence ATGAAGAAGATGTTTCCAAAAGCGGCGTTGTGTGCGATTGCTCTTGGCCTACTAGCTGGCTGTGCAGGTGAAGAAGACACCGTAATCATGGCTCCAGTACCAACGGTAAACAGCGAGTTCACTCCTAGTCAGGAATGGTCTACGTCGGTTGGTGATGGTGTTGGTCACTACTTTTCAAAACTATCGCCAGAATTGGCTTACGACAAAGTGTTTGTTGCGAGCCGTGAAGGTATGGTTAAAGCGCTTGACCCTGAAACAGGTAAAGAGCTGTGGAAAGTCGATCTTGAGAAAGACGTACTGGCTCGTTTATCGGGTGGTTTAACGGCGGCTTACGGCAAAGTATTTGTTGGTTCTGAAAATGGCGAAGTGATCGCGATGGATGAATCAACCGGTGAAGAGCTGTGGCGTGTATCAGTGAATGGCGAGGTGCTTGCATCCCCTGCAACTGATAGCAACATGGTTATTGTTCATACCAGTCGCGGTATGTTGATCGCGTTAGATCAAGTAAGCGGCGAACAAAAATGGACCATCAGTACTGAAGTACCAAGCCTAACACTTCGTGGCGATAGCTCGCCTGTTGCGGTTTCTGGCGGTGTATTCTGGGGAACTGCAAATGGTCGTCTAGCTGCAGCTATCGTTGACCGTGGTCAGCTTATTTGGCAACAGCCAGTAGGTACGCCAAAAGGCGCAACGGAAATCGATCGTTTGGTTGATGTTGATGCATCTCCAATTGTTCTTGGTGGAACCCTGTATACTGTAGGTATCAACGGTCAGCTGATTGCAATCGATCTTCGTTCTGGTAAGCCAATTTGGAAACGTAACTATTCGTCAGCGATTGATTTAGCAAGTGATGGCAGCCGTTTGTTCGTTGTTACCGACAAAGACCATGTGGTTGCAGTTGATGCTCGTAGTGGTACTGAACTTTGGAGCACTCCATTGTTAGAAAACCGCTTACTGACAGCTCCTGCTATTATTAATGGGTATGTAGTCGTGGGTGATACAGAAGGTTATCTGCACTGGTTAGATCGTTCATCGGGTGAGTTTGTTGCTCAACAGCTTGTCGATGATAGCGGCTTTGCGGTTGCACCAATTGAACTGCCTGAAGGCTACTTAGTGACGACTCGCAATGGCGATGTAAAGAAACTAACGATTAGCCAATAA
- a CDS encoding YfgM family protein, whose translation MELYDSEEQQVEAIKDWWKENGKAVIFGAVIGLGGLFGWRYYQDSVVEAREAASESYTSVISALDAKGVDAQSDIQAFIDANKDAEYSVLAAMQLAKVQVQAGELAAALEQLEWAKSATKDAALAPLLTYRVARIKAEQGEFDAALADLAAMTDESWKGRVAELRGDISLRKGDTDAAYSAYTEAQQAVDASQTLQIKLDDLAK comes from the coding sequence GTGGAACTTTACGATAGCGAAGAGCAACAAGTTGAAGCCATTAAAGATTGGTGGAAAGAGAACGGTAAAGCCGTAATCTTTGGTGCGGTTATTGGTTTAGGTGGTCTATTTGGCTGGCGCTATTACCAAGATTCAGTCGTTGAAGCGCGTGAAGCTGCTTCAGAAAGCTACACCTCTGTAATTTCAGCTCTTGATGCTAAGGGCGTTGATGCTCAATCTGATATTCAAGCTTTCATCGACGCAAACAAAGATGCTGAGTACTCAGTACTTGCTGCTATGCAATTAGCAAAAGTACAAGTACAAGCGGGTGAGCTAGCAGCTGCACTTGAACAGCTAGAGTGGGCAAAATCGGCAACTAAGGACGCGGCACTTGCGCCACTACTTACTTACCGTGTTGCACGTATTAAAGCTGAGCAAGGTGAATTTGACGCAGCACTGGCTGATCTTGCTGCTATGACAGATGAATCTTGGAAAGGCCGTGTTGCCGAACTGCGTGGTGATATCTCACTTCGTAAAGGCGACACTGACGCAGCATACAGTGCTTACACAGAAGCACAGCAAGCTGTTGACGCTAGCCAAACGCTTCAAATCAAACTTGACGACCTAGCTAAATAA
- the hisS gene encoding histidine--tRNA ligase, whose protein sequence is MAKNIQAIRGMNDCLPTQSPLWQKVESAVKNVVSAYGYNEVRMPIVEETNLFSRAVGEETDVVSKEMYTFDDRNGDSLTLRPEGTAGCVRSCIQNSLINRDEQRLWYMGPMFRHERPQKGRYRQFHQCGVEVFGLDGPDVDAELIMMTARLWRELGIDKHVRLELNSIGSQEDRVSYRTALVAFLEQHIDVLDEDCKRRMHTNPLRVLDTKNPDVQAILGDAPRLSEYLGEESKQHFAGLCELLDAVGIEYQVNERLVRGLDYYNRTVFEWITDSLGAQGTVCGGGRYDGLVEQLGGKATNAVGFAMGLERLVLMMETLELTEVRRSVDVYVVAAGEGTMIAGMQLANQLRDTVEGVRVMNHFGGGNFKKQFKRADKVGAVVALVLGENEVADNTVVLKDLVGGEQETVSQTEVAEKVAALI, encoded by the coding sequence GTGGCTAAAAATATCCAAGCAATTCGAGGCATGAACGACTGCCTTCCAACTCAATCACCACTGTGGCAGAAAGTAGAAAGCGCAGTTAAAAACGTGGTGAGTGCATACGGTTACAACGAAGTACGTATGCCTATTGTTGAAGAAACAAATCTATTTAGCCGTGCAGTTGGTGAAGAAACTGACGTTGTTTCTAAAGAGATGTACACCTTTGATGACCGCAATGGCGATAGCCTAACGCTGCGTCCTGAAGGCACAGCTGGTTGTGTACGTTCATGTATTCAAAATAGCCTTATTAACCGCGATGAACAGCGCCTGTGGTATATGGGTCCAATGTTCCGTCACGAGCGTCCTCAAAAAGGTCGTTACCGTCAATTCCACCAATGTGGTGTTGAGGTGTTTGGCCTAGACGGTCCAGACGTTGACGCAGAACTTATCATGATGACAGCACGTCTATGGCGTGAGCTAGGTATCGATAAGCACGTTCGCCTAGAGCTAAACTCAATCGGTTCTCAAGAAGATCGCGTAAGCTACCGCACTGCGTTAGTGGCTTTCCTTGAGCAACACATTGATGTGCTAGATGAAGACTGTAAACGTCGCATGCACACTAACCCTCTACGTGTACTTGATACTAAGAACCCTGATGTTCAAGCTATCTTAGGTGACGCACCTCGACTATCTGAATATCTAGGTGAAGAATCGAAGCAACATTTTGCTGGTTTATGTGAACTTCTTGACGCTGTTGGTATCGAATACCAAGTTAATGAGCGTCTAGTTCGTGGCCTAGATTACTACAACCGCACCGTATTTGAGTGGATCACTGATAGTCTTGGTGCTCAAGGTACAGTATGTGGCGGCGGCCGTTACGATGGTCTTGTTGAGCAACTAGGCGGCAAAGCAACCAATGCAGTTGGCTTCGCAATGGGTCTAGAGCGTCTGGTTCTGATGATGGAAACGCTAGAGCTAACAGAAGTTCGCCGTAGCGTTGATGTATACGTAGTTGCTGCTGGCGAAGGTACTATGATCGCGGGCATGCAGTTAGCGAATCAATTACGCGATACCGTTGAAGGCGTACGCGTAATGAACCACTTCGGTGGTGGTAACTTTAAGAAGCAATTCAAGCGTGCTGACAAAGTAGGTGCTGTTGTAGCACTGGTACTTGGTGAGAACGAAGTTGCTGACAATACAGTTGTGCTAAAAGATCTGGTTGGCGGCGAGCAAGAAACCGTGTCTCAAACGGAAGTTGCAGAGAAAGTTGCTGCGCTAATCTAA
- the ispG gene encoding flavodoxin-dependent (E)-4-hydroxy-3-methylbut-2-enyl-diphosphate synthase yields the protein MQHESPIIRRKSTRIYVGDVPIGDGAPIAVQSMTNTRTTDVAATVAQIRALEKVGADIVRVSVPTMDAAEAFKLIKQQVSVPLVADIHFDYRIALKVAEYGVDCLRINPGNIGNESRIRSVVDCARDMNIPIRIGVNGGSLEKEIQEKYTEPTAEALVESAMRHVDILDRLNFDQFKVSVKASDVFLAVGSYRLLAKQIDQPLHLGITEAGGARAGSVKSAVGLGMLLSEGIGDTLRISLAADPVEEIKVGFDILKSLRIRSRGINFIACPSCSRQEFDVINTVNALEERLEDVITPMDVSIIGCVVNGPGEAEVSHLGLAGSARKSAFYEDGKRQKERFDNDDLVDKLEAKIRAKASVLDQANRIDVENLED from the coding sequence ATGCAACACGAATCTCCTATTATTCGTCGCAAATCAACCCGTATTTATGTGGGTGATGTGCCGATCGGTGATGGTGCACCAATTGCTGTGCAATCCATGACCAACACAAGAACAACAGATGTAGCCGCTACCGTTGCTCAAATTAGAGCTCTGGAAAAAGTTGGCGCTGATATCGTTCGCGTATCCGTACCGACTATGGATGCCGCTGAAGCCTTTAAGCTAATCAAGCAGCAGGTCTCTGTTCCTTTGGTTGCTGATATTCACTTCGACTACCGTATCGCACTTAAAGTGGCTGAATACGGCGTTGACTGTCTGCGTATCAACCCAGGCAACATCGGTAACGAAAGCCGTATCCGCTCAGTTGTTGATTGCGCACGTGATATGAATATTCCGATTCGTATTGGTGTTAACGGCGGTTCTCTAGAGAAAGAGATCCAAGAGAAATACACAGAACCTACAGCAGAAGCGCTTGTTGAATCAGCAATGCGTCACGTAGATATCCTCGACCGTCTGAACTTTGATCAATTCAAAGTCAGCGTTAAGGCGTCCGATGTATTCCTTGCCGTCGGTTCTTACCGCTTGCTTGCTAAGCAGATTGACCAACCTCTTCATCTTGGCATTACCGAAGCGGGTGGTGCGCGTGCTGGTTCTGTGAAGTCCGCGGTAGGTTTAGGTATGCTTCTTTCTGAAGGTATCGGCGACACGCTGCGTATCTCGCTAGCGGCTGATCCTGTTGAAGAGATCAAAGTTGGTTTTGATATTCTTAAATCTTTGCGCATTCGTTCGCGTGGCATCAACTTCATTGCGTGTCCGAGCTGTTCTCGTCAAGAGTTCGATGTTATTAACACTGTTAATGCCCTTGAAGAGCGCTTAGAAGACGTGATCACTCCAATGGATGTGTCAATCATCGGTTGTGTGGTTAACGGCCCAGGTGAAGCTGAAGTGTCTCATTTAGGTCTTGCAGGTAGTGCACGCAAGAGTGCTTTCTACGAAGACGGTAAGCGTCAGAAAGAGCGATTCGACAACGATGACCTTGTCGACAAACTTGAAGCTAAGATTCGTGCAAAAGCATCAGTGCTTGATCAAGCAAATCGCATTGATGTAGAAAACTTAGAAGATTAA